The Streptomyces sp. NBC_01298 genome contains the following window.
TCGCGCTGAAGACCGGCTGCCCGCTGATCGGCATCAACGACTCCGGCGGCGCCCGCATCCAGGAGGGCGTCAGCGCGCTGGGCATGTACGGCGAGATCTTCCGCCGCAACGTCCACGCCTCCGGCGTGATCCCGCAGATCAGCCTGGTCGTCGGCCCCTGCGCCGGCGGGGCCGTGTACTCCCCCGCCATCACCGACTTCACGGTCATGGTCGACCAGACCTCGCACATGTTCATCACCGGCCCGGACGTCATCAAGACCGTCACCGGCGAGGACGTCGGCTTCGAGGAGCTGGGCGGGGCGCGCACGCACAACAGCACGTCCGGCGTCGCGCACCACATGGCGGGTGACGAGAAGGACGCCATCGAGTACGTGAAGTCGCTCCTCTCCTACCTCCCGTCGAACAACCTCTCCGAGCCCCCGGCCTTCCCCGAGGAGGCCGACACCGAGGTCTCGGACAGCGACCGCGAGCTCGACACGCTGATCCCGGACAGCGCGAACCAGCCGTACGACATGCACAAGGTGATCGAGCACGTGCTCGACGACGCGGAGTTCCTGGAGACCCAGTCGCTCTTCGCGCCGAACATCCTCACCGGCTTCGGCCGCGTCGAGGGGCATCCGGTCGGGGTCGTCGCCAACCAGCCGATGCAGTTCGCCGGCTGCCTGGACATCGACGCCTCCGAGAAGGCGGCCCGGTTCGTCCGGACCTGCGACGCCTTCAACATCCCGGTGCTGACCTTCGTCGACGTGCCGGGCTTCCTGCCGGGCACCGACCAGGAGTACAACGGCATCATCCGGCGCGGCGCCAAGCTGATCTACGCGTACGCCGAGGCGACCGTCCCCCTGATCACCGTCATCACGCGCAAGGCCTTCGGCGGTGCCTACGATGTGATGGGCTCCAAGCACCTCGGAGCCGACCTGAACCTCGCGTGGCCGACGGCCCAGATCGCCGTCATGGGCGCGCAGGGCGCGGTCAACATCCTGCACCGCCGGGCGATCGCCGAAGCGGAGGAGGCCGGCACGGCCGAGGAGACCCGGGCGCGGCTCATCACCGAGTACGAGGACGCGCTGCTGAACCCGTACACGGCCGCCGAGCGGGGCTACGTCGACGCGGTGACCATGCCGTCCGAGACCCGGGCGCACGTGGTCAAGGGGCTGCGGCAGCTGCGCACCAAGCGCGAGTCCCTGCCCCCGAAGAAGCACGGCAACATCCCCCTCTAGGACGCTAGACGCTAGGAGGCAGTCCCGTGGTGATCAAGGTCGTCAAGGGGAACCCGACCCCGGAGGAGCTGGCCGCCGCACTGGCGGTGGTCCGAGCGCGCGCGGCGGCCCTCGCGTCGGAGCCGGCGGGCGCGGAGCGGGTGACCGACGCGTGGGCGGCACCGGGCCGGGTGGCCCGGCGGACCCTGCCGCGTCCCGGACCGGGCGCGTGGGGCCGTACGTACTGGCCAGCGTAGATGTGGTCGTAGGCGCGGTCGCGTCGTCGTAGGCGCGGCCGCGGATGAAGATGGCGTGAACTGCCCGTGGCGCCTGAGTACCCGTACTCAGGCGCCACAGGACTGCTCGGGGCCAGGATCGGAGCATGCTCTGGTCAGACCCGAAGAACGAGCCGCCGAAGGACATGCGCGATGCCGCGGCGATGGTCCGGCGGATGACGGTGATCGTCGTCATCGCGATGGTCGTCGTGGTGTACGTGCTGGGCGTGGGCGGTTTCTAGCGCCGCGAGCCGGGCCCCCGGGCCGCCCCTACGATGGCAGGCATGACTGCTGCCCCCCGCCACGCCCTCGTCCTCGCCTCCGCTTCGCCCGCCCGGCTGAACCTGCTGCGGCAGGCCGGGCTCGCCCCGCACGTGATCGTGAGCGGCTTCGACGAGGACGCCCTCACCGCCGACTCCCCCTCCGAGCTGGCGCTCGCGCTGGCCGAGGCGAAGGCGGCCGTCGTGGCGGCCCTGGACGAGGCCGCCGGGGCCCTGGTGATCGGCTGCGACTCCGTGCTGGAGCTGGACGGCGAGGCGCTGGGCAAGCCGGCGGACGCCGAGGAGGCCACGGCCCGCTGGAAGTCGATGCGCGGGCGCGCCGGGGTGCTGCGCACCGGGCACTGCGTGATCGACACGGCGAGCGGCCGACGGGTTTCGGCCACGGCGTCGACGACGGTCCGCTTCGGCGAGCCGACGGACGCGGAGGTGGCGGCGTACGTGGCGAGCGGGGAACCGCTGCACGTGGCGGGGGCGTTCACCCTGGACGGGCTGTCGGCCCCGTTCATCGAGGGGATCGACGGGGATCACGGCAATGTGATCGGGATCTCCATGCCGCTGCTGCGCTCGCTGCTGGCGGAACTGGGCGTGTCCATCACGGACTTGTGGGCTTGATCTCCCCGATCTTGCCGAAGTCCCCGAAGTCCGCGAGCGGGTGGCCCGGCGGCGGCGCGTCCTGGACGTCCGCGTCACCATCGGGAGCGCCGTGGGGGCCATTCGGCCCACCCGGGCCTCCGAAGCCGTCCAGGGGACCGCTGGAGCCCGCCGCGGGGCCGCCCGCGCCGT
Protein-coding sequences here:
- a CDS encoding Maf family protein; the protein is MTAAPRHALVLASASPARLNLLRQAGLAPHVIVSGFDEDALTADSPSELALALAEAKAAVVAALDEAAGALVIGCDSVLELDGEALGKPADAEEATARWKSMRGRAGVLRTGHCVIDTASGRRVSATASTTVRFGEPTDAEVAAYVASGEPLHVAGAFTLDGLSAPFIEGIDGDHGNVIGISMPLLRSLLAELGVSITDLWA
- the mmpB gene encoding morphogenic membrane protein MmpB, giving the protein MLWSDPKNEPPKDMRDAAAMVRRMTVIVVIAMVVVVYVLGVGGF
- a CDS encoding acyl-CoA carboxylase epsilon subunit produces the protein MVIKVVKGNPTPEELAAALAVVRARAAALASEPAGAERVTDAWAAPGRVARRTLPRPGPGAWGRTYWPA
- a CDS encoding acyl-CoA carboxylase subunit beta, with the translated sequence MSQPSEPIDMHTTAGKIADLQRRVEEATHAGSGRAVEKQHAKGKLTARERVALLLDEGSFVELDEFARHRSTNFGLEKTRPYGDGVVTGYGTVDGRPVALFSQDFTVFGGALGEVYGQKIMKVMDFALKTGCPLIGINDSGGARIQEGVSALGMYGEIFRRNVHASGVIPQISLVVGPCAGGAVYSPAITDFTVMVDQTSHMFITGPDVIKTVTGEDVGFEELGGARTHNSTSGVAHHMAGDEKDAIEYVKSLLSYLPSNNLSEPPAFPEEADTEVSDSDRELDTLIPDSANQPYDMHKVIEHVLDDAEFLETQSLFAPNILTGFGRVEGHPVGVVANQPMQFAGCLDIDASEKAARFVRTCDAFNIPVLTFVDVPGFLPGTDQEYNGIIRRGAKLIYAYAEATVPLITVITRKAFGGAYDVMGSKHLGADLNLAWPTAQIAVMGAQGAVNILHRRAIAEAEEAGTAEETRARLITEYEDALLNPYTAAERGYVDAVTMPSETRAHVVKGLRQLRTKRESLPPKKHGNIPL